The Equus quagga isolate Etosha38 chromosome 2, UCLA_HA_Equagga_1.0, whole genome shotgun sequence genome has a window encoding:
- the LOC124231952 gene encoding phosphopantothenoylcysteine decarboxylase isoform X3, with amino-acid sequence MWKRRSDPVLHIDLRKWADLMLVAPLDANTLGKVASGICDNLLTCVIRAWDRSKPLLFCPAMNTAMWEHPITAQQVGQLRAFGYVEIPCVAKKLVCGDQGLGAMAEVGTIVDKVKEILSLHGGFQQS; translated from the exons atgTGGAAACGCCGATCTGATCCAGTTCTCCACATTGACCTGCGGAAGTGGGCAGATCTGATGCTGGTGGCCCCTCTTGATGCCAATACTCTGGGGAAGGTGGCTAGTGGCATCTGTGACAACTTGCTT ACCTGTGTCATCCGGGCCTGGGACCGCAGCAAGCCTCTGCTCTTCTGCCCAGCGATGAACACCGCCATGTGGGAGCACCCCATCACTGCTCAGCAGGTGGGCCAGCTCAGGGCCTTCGGCTATGTTGAGATTCCCTGTGTGGCCAAGAAGCTGGTGTGTGGAGACCAAG GTCTGGGGGCCATGGCTGAGGTGGGCACCATTGTGGACAAAGTGAAAGAGATTCTCTCCCTGCACGGTGGCTTCCAGCAGAGTTGA